CGGCCTGATGACATTAACCCGAGGACTGGGCTGGTTGTGGCCCTGGTGAGTGTCTTCCTGGTCTTTGGCTTCATGTTCACTGTCTCTGGGATGAAAGGAGAGACTCTGGGAAACATCCCCCTCCTCGCCATAGGGCCAGCCATCTGCCTCCCAGGCATCGCAGCCATTGCCCTGGCCAGGAAAACTGAGGGATGCACCAAGTGGCCCGAGAATGAGCTGCTATGGGTCCGCAAGTTGCCCTGCTTCCGGAAACCCAAGGACAAGGAGGTGGTGGAACTGCTGAGGACCCCTTCAGACCTGGAGTCGGGCAAGGGGAGCTCAGATGAGCTGGCGAAGAAGGTGGGCCTCAGGGGGAAGCCCCCCCTCCAAGGGCAGGGCGAGGTGCCTATGGCCAGCTCCATCACCACCCCCACACCCACGGAGGAAGGAGAATGCCAGAGCCGGGTCCAGAGCGGGCATCGGGAGGAGCCATCCAGATACCTGGATGGCTACTGTCCCTCAGGCAGTTCCCTCACCTACAATGCCTTGGATGCCAAGTGCTCAGCCTGGGACAGGTCTGAGTGCCCTGAGCCCGAGGACAGCATCTTCTTTGTGCCCCAGGACAGTATCATCGTTTGCTCCTACAAGCTGAACAGCCCCTATGACAGATACTGTTGTTACATCAATCAGAGCCAAGGCAGATGGGACCATGAAACGATAGTCTAAGCTTTGCATACAAGGGTTGCTGTGTTGAAAGCAATATGACCATACTCAGCTCTCAATGGAAGGAAACTGCCCTGCTCCAACAGCCTTCACACTGTTAGAAACTGACCTGGTATGTGATGGGTGTGCAAGCCTCCGGTGCCTGAGAGCCATGTAAATAGGCATGTTGGGGACACATTTTAGGGAAGGATGATGAAGGTTAAGGACACTTGAAGAGGCAGTGGGTAGGAAAGGAAGCAGTTCCAATTGCTTTTAAACAATTTAAACCATGTTGGATGTTTTGTAAAATAACCCAGAAAGTGCTACCGAGTACCTGCTGAAAGCAAGATAAATCTAGAGTGGGCTGCAGATACCAGGCATGAAATGATACGTGGACTATTCATAGGGAAACTGAGCTGCTTTCGGTCTAAAGAAATTGAATGAAAAAACAATTCAATGTTTCATTGAATGAaatgatttttgtttgtctggtgaAGCTTTTCACACTTAGtatttgctgaaagaaaaaaaaattaagatagaaTAGCTACA
The window above is part of the Eubalaena glacialis isolate mEubGla1 chromosome 9, mEubGla1.1.hap2.+ XY, whole genome shotgun sequence genome. Proteins encoded here:
- the TMEM215 gene encoding transmembrane protein 215, which encodes MRPDDINPRTGLVVALVSVFLVFGFMFTVSGMKGETLGNIPLLAIGPAICLPGIAAIALARKTEGCTKWPENELLWVRKLPCFRKPKDKEVVELLRTPSDLESGKGSSDELAKKVGLRGKPPLQGQGEVPMASSITTPTPTEEGECQSRVQSGHREEPSRYLDGYCPSGSSLTYNALDAKCSAWDRSECPEPEDSIFFVPQDSIIVCSYKLNSPYDRYCCYINQSQGRWDHETIV